A genomic region of Leptotrichia hofstadii contains the following coding sequences:
- a CDS encoding DUF4846 domain-containing protein has product MKSEKLINPEEMTLQARYGVPQGYKRVAVEKGSFAEFLRNQKLKPYGEKVKYFNGNYKQSEGIYDSVFDVEIGDRDLHQCADAIMLLRGEYFYSKKEYDKINFNFVTGFNAQYSKWMQGYRINPNGKGSYYKKSAPSNTYKDFRNFMNIVFGYAGTLSLEKEMTPQKIENMKIGDVFIMGGSPGHAVIVVDMAENEEGEKIFMLAQSYMPAQQTQILINPENGGVWYSLKGKDVLVTPEWKFPIEELRKF; this is encoded by the coding sequence ATGAAATCTGAAAAATTAATAAATCCAGAGGAAATGACACTGCAAGCAAGATACGGTGTTCCGCAAGGATACAAAAGAGTAGCGGTAGAAAAAGGCAGTTTTGCTGAATTTTTAAGAAATCAGAAATTAAAGCCTTATGGAGAAAAAGTGAAGTATTTTAACGGAAATTACAAACAGAGTGAAGGGATTTATGACAGTGTATTTGATGTGGAAATAGGCGACAGGGATTTGCACCAATGTGCTGATGCAATAATGCTTTTACGTGGTGAATATTTTTATAGTAAAAAAGAATACGATAAAATTAATTTTAATTTTGTGACAGGATTTAATGCGCAATATTCTAAGTGGATGCAAGGTTATCGAATAAATCCTAATGGAAAAGGAAGTTACTATAAAAAATCTGCTCCATCTAATACATACAAGGACTTTAGAAACTTTATGAATATTGTTTTTGGATATGCAGGAACATTATCCCTTGAAAAGGAAATGACACCGCAAAAAATCGAAAATATGAAAATTGGAGATGTGTTTATTATGGGTGGCAGTCCAGGACACGCTGTTATTGTAGTGGATATGGCTGAAAATGAGGAAGGAGAAAAAATATTTATGCTTGCTCAATCGTATATGCCTGCTCAGCAGACTCAAATTTTGATAAATCCTGAAAATGGAGGAGTATGGTATTCATTGAAAGGAAAAGATGTACTTGTAACACCTGAATGGAAATTTCCAATAGAAGAATTAAGAAAATTTTAG
- a CDS encoding Na/Pi cotransporter family protein, with product MNGAAASAINYQQMAFGFLGGLGLFLFCIKYMGDGLQMAAGDRLRYILDKYTTSPFLGVLVGIFVTALIQSSSGTSVITIGLVGAGLLTLRQAIGIIMGANIGTTITTFIIGFNITHYALPILFLGAACLFFVKHNFINNLGRILFGFGGIFFALTLMSGAMEPLKHLPAFTELTIKLSNSPVLGVFIGTMITMLVQASSATISILQNVYQENLITLKAALPVLFGDNIGTTITAIIAVIGANTSAKRLALSHTMFNVIGTVIFMIFLSPFSMFVEKMAQFFHLNPKVTIAFAHGSFNAMTTILLFPFIGVLEYIVVKLIREKEEDKVEHKPRYLDAALIYTPSIALGQVKQEMLSMISIALKSLERSVEFFHDHNEKTAERVDKTEEAINNIDQEITKYLTSLSQEHITEKDGEEISMYLDMCRDVERIGDHAAGIVRDTRYEIKKKLVFTETAHEEIQKLFLISKQIIETAEEALRNNDTEKAFAVVDLHNKLYTKEKEVRKAHIKRVSKQECDVKAGLYYIDVVSHFTRIGDHARNLVEKMIENKAN from the coding sequence ATGAACGGAGCAGCAGCTAGTGCAATTAATTATCAGCAGATGGCATTTGGATTCCTGGGAGGACTGGGATTATTCCTATTTTGTATAAAGTATATGGGGGATGGGCTGCAAATGGCAGCTGGAGATAGGCTTCGATATATCTTGGATAAATATACAACTTCACCGTTTTTAGGAGTTCTAGTTGGAATTTTTGTAACGGCTTTGATACAGTCGAGTTCAGGAACATCAGTTATTACTATAGGTTTAGTTGGAGCAGGGCTTTTAACTTTAAGACAGGCAATAGGAATCATTATGGGAGCAAATATCGGTACAACAATTACAACTTTCATAATTGGATTTAACATTACGCATTATGCATTGCCGATACTGTTTTTAGGAGCGGCGTGCCTATTTTTCGTAAAACATAATTTCATAAATAATTTAGGTAGAATTTTATTTGGTTTTGGGGGAATATTTTTTGCATTGACATTAATGTCAGGTGCAATGGAACCGCTTAAACATCTGCCAGCATTTACAGAATTAACAATAAAATTAAGCAACAGTCCAGTTTTAGGAGTATTTATCGGTACAATGATTACAATGCTGGTTCAGGCTTCAAGTGCTACAATCAGTATTTTACAAAATGTGTATCAGGAAAACCTTATAACCTTAAAAGCGGCATTGCCTGTACTTTTTGGGGATAACATCGGAACAACAATAACAGCGATAATTGCAGTAATTGGAGCAAATACTTCGGCAAAAAGACTTGCTTTGTCTCACACAATGTTCAATGTCATAGGAACAGTTATTTTTATGATTTTCTTATCGCCATTTTCAATGTTTGTGGAAAAAATGGCCCAGTTTTTTCATTTGAATCCAAAAGTAACAATAGCGTTTGCACATGGATCGTTTAATGCTATGACAACAATTTTGCTGTTTCCGTTTATTGGAGTGCTGGAATACATTGTTGTAAAATTAATCAGAGAAAAAGAAGAGGACAAAGTTGAACATAAGCCAAGATATCTGGATGCTGCATTAATATACACCCCTTCAATCGCATTGGGTCAAGTAAAACAGGAAATGCTTTCTATGATTTCAATTGCATTAAAAAGTTTGGAAAGATCAGTTGAATTTTTTCATGATCATAACGAGAAAACTGCAGAAAGAGTTGACAAAACAGAGGAAGCAATAAATAACATTGATCAGGAAATTACAAAATACTTAACTTCATTATCACAGGAACATATAACTGAAAAAGATGGAGAAGAAATCAGCATGTATCTTGACATGTGCCGTGATGTAGAGCGTATAGGGGATCACGCGGCTGGAATCGTAAGAGATACCAGATATGAAATTAAGAAGAAATTGGTATTTACAGAGACAGCTCATGAAGAAATACAAAAATTGTTCCTAATTTCAAAACAAATTATTGAAACTGCTGAAGAGGCGCTAAGAAATAATGACACAGAAAAAGCCTTCGCAGTAGTAGATTTGCACAACAAACTTTACACTAAGGAAAAAGAAGTAAGAAAGGCTCACATAAAACGTGTAAGTAAACAGGAATGTGATGTAAAAGCAGGACTTTACTACATAGATGTTGTGTCACACTTCACAAGAATTGGAGACCATGCGAGAAACTTAGTTGAGAAAATGATTGAAAACAAAGCAAATTAG
- a CDS encoding PTS-dependent dihydroxyacetone kinase phosphotransferase subunit DhaM, translating into MKENNHKLVGIVVVSHSNTLAQEIINFVKVFKQEDFALENGGDVKREVYGTNVENVKEAIIRADNGAGVLVFVDMGSSVFNASKAIKELEGQVEAKIADAPLVEGVISAVAANFDEIDLDELKMIAEDSRKFTKLKKI; encoded by the coding sequence ATGAAAGAAAATAATCATAAATTAGTAGGAATTGTGGTAGTTAGCCACAGTAACACGCTTGCACAGGAAATTATTAATTTTGTAAAAGTATTTAAACAGGAAGACTTTGCATTGGAAAACGGGGGAGATGTAAAAAGAGAAGTTTATGGAACAAATGTAGAGAATGTGAAAGAAGCAATAATCCGAGCAGATAATGGAGCCGGAGTGCTTGTTTTCGTAGATATGGGAAGTTCTGTATTTAATGCATCTAAGGCAATAAAAGAGCTGGAAGGACAAGTTGAAGCAAAAATTGCAGATGCTCCATTAGTGGAAGGAGTAATTTCAGCAGTTGCAGCTAACTTTGATGAAATAGATCTGGATGAATTGAAAATGATTGCAGAAGACAGCAGAAAGTTTACAAAATTGAAAAAAATTTAA
- a CDS encoding DEAD/DEAH box helicase gives MQRFEDFGLSTEMLNALSKKGFEEPSEIQKLVVPELLKERTHLIGQAQTGTGKTAAFGIPILETIEADKTVRALILAPTRELANQVADEIYSLKGAKDLKVLAVYGGASIENQIKKLKSGVDIVVGTPGRVMDLMRKKVLKVDNLDYFVLDEADEMLNMGFLEDIEAILEKTNDEKKMLFFSATIPKAIMAIAKRFMPEHKLLKVEKKELTTNLTEQIYYEVKQEDKFEALCRVLDYEQDFYGIVFCRTKSEVDDVTNKLKARNYDAECIHGDITQALRQKALDLFKKKILTILVATDVAARGIDVSNLTHVINYSIPQEAESYVHRIGRTGRAGQKGVAITFVTPREASKLAQIKRITKTDIKREDIPNVEEILEAKREALVAYVDEIIKENDFDAYKELAEKLMDGRDAKQVLASVLRHVYEDEFLPDNYSEIQDVKVKIDDKTRLFIALGSKDGYNVGRLLDLLNKKAKTPGRKVKDVKIMDKYSFITVPLQEAQYIMRALNSKKDAKPLVEEATGNRNSGEKSGKKSDKRKDRKGRKKSSDKKSSKGSKAKKDSKKDKKTRKVKK, from the coding sequence ATGCAAAGATTTGAAGATTTTGGATTAAGCACGGAGATGCTTAACGCTTTAAGCAAAAAAGGATTCGAGGAGCCAAGTGAAATACAAAAATTGGTAGTCCCTGAATTATTAAAGGAAAGAACCCACTTGATAGGACAAGCTCAGACAGGAACAGGTAAAACTGCAGCATTTGGTATCCCAATTTTAGAAACAATTGAAGCTGATAAGACAGTTAGAGCCTTAATTTTAGCACCAACAAGAGAACTTGCCAATCAAGTTGCCGATGAAATTTATTCATTGAAAGGAGCAAAGGATTTAAAAGTGCTCGCTGTCTATGGTGGTGCATCTATCGAAAATCAGATAAAAAAATTAAAATCTGGAGTAGATATTGTCGTTGGAACGCCAGGACGTGTTATGGACTTAATGAGAAAAAAAGTACTAAAAGTTGACAACTTAGATTATTTTGTGCTTGATGAAGCCGATGAAATGCTAAATATGGGATTTTTGGAAGATATTGAAGCTATTCTGGAAAAAACTAACGATGAGAAAAAAATGTTATTCTTTTCAGCAACAATCCCTAAAGCAATTATGGCTATTGCCAAAAGATTTATGCCAGAACACAAATTATTAAAAGTTGAGAAAAAAGAACTTACAACTAATTTGACCGAACAAATTTACTATGAAGTAAAACAGGAAGATAAATTTGAAGCTTTATGTAGAGTTCTTGATTATGAACAGGATTTTTATGGAATTGTATTTTGCCGTACAAAATCTGAAGTAGATGATGTTACAAACAAATTAAAAGCTAGAAACTACGATGCAGAGTGTATTCATGGAGATATTACTCAAGCTCTCAGACAAAAGGCGCTTGATCTATTCAAGAAAAAAATATTGACAATATTAGTTGCGACAGATGTTGCCGCACGTGGAATTGATGTAAGCAACCTGACACATGTTATCAACTACTCTATCCCACAAGAAGCCGAGTCCTATGTTCACAGAATAGGAAGAACAGGACGTGCTGGACAAAAAGGTGTCGCAATAACTTTTGTAACTCCGAGAGAGGCTAGCAAACTTGCTCAAATTAAACGTATCACAAAAACTGACATAAAACGGGAAGACATTCCGAATGTAGAAGAAATTCTTGAGGCAAAAAGAGAAGCATTGGTTGCTTACGTTGACGAAATCATTAAGGAAAATGACTTTGATGCCTATAAGGAACTGGCTGAAAAACTGATGGACGGAAGAGATGCGAAACAAGTCCTTGCATCTGTATTAAGACATGTTTATGAAGATGAATTCTTACCTGACAATTATAGTGAAATTCAAGATGTGAAAGTTAAAATTGATGACAAAACAAGATTATTTATCGCACTTGGAAGTAAAGATGGCTATAATGTTGGACGATTGCTTGATTTATTAAATAAAAAAGCAAAAACACCAGGAAGAAAAGTAAAAGATGTTAAAATTATGGACAAATACTCTTTCATAACAGTACCGTTACAGGAAGCCCAATACATAATGCGAGCCTTAAATTCTAAAAAAGATGCAAAACCGCTTGTTGAAGAAGCTACTGGAAATAGAAACAGTGGAGAAAAGTCTGGTAAAAAATCAGACAAAAGAAAAGATAGAAAAGGAAGAAAAAAATCTTCTGATAAAAAATCATCAAAGGGATCAAAAGCAAAAAAAGACAGCAAAAAAGACAAAAAAACAAGAAAAGTAAAAAAATAA
- a CDS encoding O-antigen ligase family protein: MDTKNQKYLEKLYLLLGASIFIHYALVILFSILILINIFITGEYKKIFKDKSLITVGIVLGFSLITSAFYKNILGLMAIPIFLCIVVGRYYTLIVDVEFKKNNLEWMAKFSGISLLVGMGEFLFTHNRIGYFAYFNPNYLGSIMMMSAIINLYFTFEKKSKINFAVFLMNILTILLTGSRSSLIAVVLGIFTLFFYFLRRRYFAGCILILLSYILGVVSGVFPFLRESTLIEYFWLRVEIIDMAFRIFKKTNILYGHGNFFYYKFTNYVYPHSHNALVELLLSYGLIGTIALLAVFLRYLYDILRNDRNNVLKIALIAGIVIHNFTDFAIFWVQTVLLFIMALAYKEQNEQIRGYRQKRKK, encoded by the coding sequence TTGGATACAAAAAATCAGAAGTATCTGGAAAAATTGTATTTACTTTTAGGTGCTTCAATTTTTATACATTATGCTTTAGTTATCTTATTTAGCATTCTAATATTAATAAATATATTTATAACTGGAGAATATAAAAAAATATTTAAGGACAAGTCGCTCATTACAGTGGGAATTGTTTTGGGATTTTCACTTATAACTTCCGCCTTTTATAAAAATATTTTAGGTCTAATGGCAATTCCCATATTTTTATGTATTGTAGTTGGGCGTTACTATACGTTAATTGTTGATGTAGAATTTAAAAAAAATAATTTGGAATGGATGGCAAAATTTTCGGGAATTTCACTTTTAGTGGGAATGGGAGAATTTTTATTCACACATAACAGAATCGGATATTTTGCATACTTTAATCCTAATTATCTAGGAAGCATTATGATGATGTCTGCAATCATAAATTTATATTTTACATTTGAAAAAAAATCAAAAATTAATTTTGCTGTATTTTTAATGAATATTCTGACAATATTGCTTACTGGATCAAGATCTTCACTAATTGCAGTTGTTTTAGGAATATTTACATTATTTTTCTACTTTTTACGAAGAAGATATTTTGCTGGATGTATTTTAATTCTTTTATCATATATTTTGGGAGTAGTTTCAGGCGTTTTCCCATTCTTGCGTGAAAGTACATTAATAGAATATTTCTGGCTAAGAGTTGAAATTATTGATATGGCATTTAGAATTTTTAAAAAAACAAATATTCTGTATGGACACGGAAACTTTTTTTACTATAAATTTACAAATTATGTGTATCCGCATTCACATAATGCACTTGTAGAACTGCTTTTAAGTTATGGGCTAATCGGAACAATAGCCTTGCTTGCGGTATTTTTACGTTACTTATACGATATTTTGAGAAATGACAGAAATAATGTGCTAAAAATTGCTCTAATTGCTGGAATTGTAATTCATAATTTTACTGATTTTGCAATTTTCTGGGTACAAACTGTACTGCTGTTTATTATGGCTTTAGCTTACAAAGAGCAAAATGAACAGATACGTGGCTACAGGCAGAAAAGAAAGAAATAA
- a CDS encoding peptidase U32 family protein — protein sequence MNILAPAGNYEKLVAAVKAGANEVFFGLKGFGARRNNENLAMQEVFDGIDYAHSRGVKTLMTLNTILKDSEINSMYNNIKRVYEHGIDAVIVQDLGFVKFLKENFPDLKIHGSTQMTVANHVEANKLKELGLTRVCLARELSFEEIKSIREKTDIELEIFVSGSLCISYSGNCYISSFIGGRSGNRGLCAYSCRKRFTDENGESAYFLSPNDQLLQEKEINMLKNIGIDAIKVEGRKKSSEYVFETVSYYDNILKGTPRPTESYKLFNRGYSKGYFYLDNKLMNFKYSSNFGYFLGARIGESNNFKIDDELILGDGVQFVDETFEQIGGEYVNKIRIIEAGENRNSEKKNKKQNSHNEKEKVQKANRFDIVSIGKLPKGTKYIYKNYSKEINDRIIHNIKVSKRYAAINATLLAKKGEEIELTLEIENLKNEIISVTKKGNLIEQDAKKLITKEQIAEKIGELGDTTFELGKIQIDYDGTSFIPFSELKNLKRECVSELLEKLLESYKRKAIERKKYNFETINLENGKSKDSKKPVISALVTNDDQENACREMGITKIYRKQFDVAKEKNLSKTDKIKIGTNLVSNLYQAIMGEKTGIKGQTLDWNLNIFNNHTIEMFSTFKNLETVFLSPELSYRQLKNIKSDKLKKGLVIYGYLKGMYIEHKIFDKEYKELEGEFYDKYKIVRNELDNIELYLDKPMNLIPRLDDIYELNLDELRLDFTFETTTEVKKIIKSIDTKSGKYTPYAFEQGVL from the coding sequence ATGAATATTTTAGCACCAGCTGGAAATTATGAAAAACTAGTTGCCGCTGTGAAAGCTGGAGCTAATGAAGTATTTTTTGGTCTGAAAGGATTTGGAGCGAGAAGAAATAATGAGAATCTCGCAATGCAGGAAGTATTCGATGGAATTGATTATGCTCATTCACGTGGAGTTAAGACACTTATGACTTTAAATACGATTTTGAAAGATAGTGAGATTAACAGCATGTATAACAACATTAAAAGAGTTTATGAGCATGGGATTGACGCTGTTATTGTGCAGGATTTGGGATTTGTGAAATTTTTGAAGGAAAATTTTCCAGATTTAAAAATTCACGGAAGTACGCAGATGACTGTGGCAAATCACGTGGAAGCCAATAAATTAAAAGAACTAGGACTTACACGTGTCTGCCTTGCTAGAGAACTTTCCTTTGAAGAAATAAAAAGCATTCGTGAAAAAACTGACATTGAACTGGAAATATTTGTTTCAGGTTCACTTTGCATTTCTTATTCTGGAAATTGCTACATAAGCAGCTTTATTGGAGGAAGAAGCGGAAACCGTGGACTTTGTGCCTATTCCTGCCGTAAAAGGTTTACAGATGAAAATGGAGAAAGTGCTTATTTTTTAAGCCCGAATGATCAGTTATTGCAAGAAAAGGAAATCAATATGTTAAAGAATATTGGAATTGATGCAATAAAAGTTGAAGGACGGAAAAAATCGAGCGAGTACGTTTTCGAGACTGTAAGCTACTATGACAATATTCTAAAAGGCACTCCACGTCCGACAGAAAGTTACAAATTGTTTAACCGTGGATATTCAAAAGGATATTTTTATTTGGATAACAAACTTATGAACTTTAAATATTCTTCAAATTTTGGATATTTTCTTGGAGCAAGGATTGGAGAATCAAATAACTTTAAAATTGATGATGAACTTATTTTAGGAGATGGTGTTCAATTTGTAGATGAGACTTTTGAGCAGATTGGCGGAGAATATGTAAATAAAATTCGGATTATTGAAGCTGGAGAAAATAGAAATTCTGAAAAGAAAAATAAAAAGCAAAATAGTCACAATGAGAAAGAAAAAGTCCAAAAAGCAAATAGATTTGATATTGTTTCAATCGGAAAATTACCAAAAGGAACAAAATATATTTACAAAAATTATTCTAAAGAAATTAACGACAGGATTATCCATAATATAAAAGTTTCTAAAAGGTATGCCGCTATTAATGCGACATTACTTGCAAAAAAAGGGGAGGAAATCGAACTTACGCTGGAAATTGAAAATTTGAAAAACGAGATAATTTCTGTGACAAAGAAAGGAAATCTTATTGAACAAGATGCCAAAAAATTGATTACGAAAGAACAAATCGCAGAGAAAATTGGCGAACTTGGAGATACGACTTTTGAACTTGGTAAAATTCAAATTGATTATGATGGAACTTCGTTCATTCCTTTTAGTGAACTAAAAAATCTCAAAAGAGAATGTGTTTCAGAACTTTTGGAAAAATTGCTTGAATCTTACAAAAGAAAAGCTATTGAGCGAAAAAAATATAATTTTGAAACGATTAATCTGGAAAATGGAAAATCTAAAGATAGTAAAAAACCTGTTATCTCAGCACTTGTTACAAATGATGACCAGGAAAATGCTTGCCGTGAAATGGGAATAACAAAAATTTACCGAAAACAGTTTGACGTTGCAAAGGAAAAGAATTTGTCAAAAACAGATAAGATAAAAATAGGTACAAACCTAGTTTCCAATCTTTATCAGGCAATTATGGGAGAAAAAACTGGAATAAAAGGACAAACGCTGGACTGGAACTTAAATATTTTCAATAATCATACAATTGAGATGTTTTCTACTTTCAAAAATCTTGAAACAGTATTTTTATCGCCAGAATTAAGTTATCGGCAATTAAAAAACATAAAATCTGACAAACTGAAAAAAGGGCTTGTGATTTACGGTTACCTAAAAGGAATGTATATCGAACATAAAATTTTTGATAAGGAATACAAGGAGCTGGAAGGCGAATTTTATGACAAGTACAAAATTGTAAGAAATGAACTTGATAATATTGAACTCTATCTAGACAAGCCGATGAACCTGATACCAAGGCTGGATGATATTTATGAACTGAATTTAGATGAATTGAGGCTAGATTTCACATTTGAAACAACAACGGAAGTAAAAAAAATCATTAAAAGCATTGATACAAAAAGTGGCAAATATACTCCTTATGCCTTTGAGCAGGGAGTCTTATAA
- a CDS encoding DUF4300 family protein, with product MRNRKLLLILALTIILTAGCSKKSDSKANDLKKQNTTESGKVTGTSEKEYLKNINYSNLADKTVKGEVEKNLENAGVNSSNINLFFKSVNYYNEATQNKGLIKEGFVNSENINPTYDEVAIQQIWDKKNKNFPGFNCRITAFTFMKDYVKVEKPVVKTGEMLFMDMESLKNVPFELFSQNEKDRFVNLFSEIPTKATKDVNIHVENVKNAWKERGVTFDKNSKISMISVFFHFNDEPEENILFVGHVGVLIPESNGKLMFIEKLAFQQPYQVLKFNNRTELNDYLMNKYDTAWGQQTAKPFIMENDDLLKGYRGNPNNNK from the coding sequence ATGAGAAATAGAAAGTTACTATTAATTTTAGCATTAACAATAATATTGACAGCAGGATGTTCCAAAAAAAGTGACAGTAAGGCTAATGATTTAAAAAAGCAGAATACCACTGAAAGTGGAAAAGTTACAGGAACTTCAGAAAAAGAGTACTTAAAAAATATAAATTATTCAAATTTAGCAGATAAAACTGTGAAGGGAGAGGTTGAGAAAAATTTAGAAAATGCTGGAGTTAATTCCAGCAATATAAATCTTTTTTTCAAAAGTGTAAATTACTATAACGAAGCAACTCAAAATAAAGGGCTTATAAAAGAAGGCTTTGTTAATTCTGAAAATATAAATCCAACTTATGATGAAGTGGCTATCCAGCAAATCTGGGATAAAAAAAATAAGAATTTTCCAGGCTTTAATTGCCGGATAACAGCATTTACATTTATGAAAGATTACGTAAAAGTAGAAAAACCAGTTGTAAAAACAGGAGAAATGCTTTTTATGGATATGGAGTCACTGAAAAATGTACCATTTGAATTATTTTCACAAAATGAAAAGGATAGATTTGTAAATTTATTTTCAGAAATTCCGACAAAGGCTACTAAAGATGTAAATATTCACGTTGAAAATGTGAAAAATGCGTGGAAAGAGCGAGGAGTTACATTTGATAAAAATAGTAAAATATCAATGATTTCTGTGTTTTTTCATTTTAATGATGAACCTGAAGAAAATATTTTATTTGTTGGACATGTTGGAGTTCTCATCCCAGAAAGCAATGGAAAACTTATGTTTATTGAAAAATTGGCATTTCAACAGCCTTACCAAGTATTAAAATTTAATAATCGAACAGAGCTGAATGATTATCTTATGAACAAATATGATACTGCATGGGGACAACAGACTGCGAAGCCATTTATTATGGAAAACGATGACTTGCTAAAGGGCTACAGAGGGAATCCAAATAATAATAAATAA
- a CDS encoding DUF3290 family protein: protein MEFYNFIYLENKKLVIDKFFLIMIIFVIAFVLFAFWKWFRGSISLRDKQLSMLGLMFIFLFGLYHFENYRANNNREKVYKNSASVIKKLAEKFKVREDEIFINTPEITEHTVYKIRDKFYQIHWVDNNILVEQMTVPYVDEIKTFKE from the coding sequence ATGGAATTTTATAATTTTATTTATTTAGAGAATAAAAAGCTTGTAATTGACAAGTTTTTTCTTATTATGATTATTTTTGTAATTGCATTTGTATTATTTGCATTCTGGAAATGGTTTAGAGGAAGTATTTCTTTAAGAGATAAGCAGCTTAGTATGCTTGGTTTGATGTTTATTTTCTTGTTTGGATTGTATCATTTTGAAAATTACAGAGCTAATAATAATCGGGAAAAAGTTTATAAAAATTCGGCAAGTGTTATTAAAAAATTAGCTGAAAAATTTAAAGTAAGAGAAGATGAGATTTTTATAAATACTCCTGAAATAACAGAACATACTGTTTATAAAATAAGGGATAAATTCTATCAGATTCACTGGGTAGACAATAATATTCTGGTTGAACAAATGACAGTTCCTTACGTAGATGAAATTAAAACATTTAAAGAATAA
- a CDS encoding DUF421 domain-containing protein — protein sequence MDFIIPLAIKLTIGFIALVVFMNLNGRSQLAPTSTEDQIGNYVLGGIIGGVIYNPSITIVQFLIVLLIWGLLMTTIDFLKNSNKNVKKMIDGEIVYLIKGGKMITENFAQATLSIPDFYTKLRTKGIFQISDIEDAFMESNGQLIVIQKNDENYSNLLVSEGKIMEDNLEHIGKNDEWLKEELAKYNVLDINDIFLVEYSNDDKLFIVKK from the coding sequence TTGGATTTTATAATTCCTTTGGCGATAAAACTTACAATTGGATTTATTGCTTTAGTAGTATTTATGAATTTAAACGGACGAAGCCAGCTGGCACCAACTTCAACAGAAGATCAGATAGGTAACTATGTTCTTGGGGGAATTATTGGTGGTGTAATTTACAATCCGAGCATAACAATAGTTCAATTTTTAATAGTATTGTTAATATGGGGACTGTTGATGACAACAATAGATTTTCTAAAAAATTCAAACAAAAATGTAAAAAAAATGATAGACGGAGAAATTGTATACTTAATAAAAGGCGGAAAAATGATAACAGAAAATTTTGCTCAGGCAACTCTTTCTATCCCTGATTTCTATACAAAATTAAGAACAAAAGGAATTTTTCAAATATCTGATATTGAAGATGCTTTTATGGAATCAAACGGACAGCTAATTGTTATACAAAAAAACGATGAAAATTATTCAAATTTATTAGTTTCCGAAGGTAAAATAATGGAAGATAATCTAGAGCATATTGGAAAAAATGATGAATGGCTTAAGGAAGAACTGGCAAAGTACAATGTTTTAGATATTAATGATATTTTCTTAGTGGAATACAGTAATGATGATAAACTTTTTATTGTGAAGAAATAA
- a CDS encoding RNA methyltransferase — MRDNIYVGLVHYPVYNRNNDVVATSVTNFDIHDISRTCRTYDIKKYFIITPVDAQKELTGRIIGYWTEGNGIEFNKNRNEAFENTELEDSVQSAIETIEKIEGKKPKIITTSAKIFPNTVGYADLGKEIVEDNTPYLILFGTGWGLTNEIMDLSYKILEPIRGNTRYNHLCVRSAVSIILDRLLGEN; from the coding sequence ATGAGAGATAATATATATGTGGGGCTTGTCCACTACCCTGTTTACAACAGAAATAACGATGTTGTGGCAACTTCTGTCACAAATTTTGATATACACGATATTTCCAGAACTTGCAGAACTTACGATATAAAAAAATATTTCATTATAACTCCAGTTGATGCCCAGAAAGAGCTGACTGGCAGAATTATTGGCTACTGGACTGAAGGAAATGGGATAGAATTTAACAAAAATAGAAACGAAGCCTTTGAAAACACAGAACTTGAAGATTCTGTCCAAAGTGCTATAGAAACAATTGAAAAAATTGAAGGAAAAAAACCAAAAATTATTACAACTTCAGCAAAAATTTTCCCAAATACTGTTGGATATGCTGATTTAGGCAAGGAAATCGTGGAAGATAATACTCCGTATTTAATTTTATTTGGAACAGGATGGGGACTTACAAATGAAATTATGGATTTATCCTATAAAATTCTGGAGCCAATCCGCGGGAATACCAGATACAATCATTTGTGTGTCAGAAGCGCTGTTTCAATAATTTTAGACAGATTACTAGGAGAAAACTAA